A window of the Streptomyces formicae genome harbors these coding sequences:
- a CDS encoding DUF1996 domain-containing protein codes for MSPLLRRVLAGVATTLILATAGYATDRADRTGQARHSRHAEHTGHAAHAYTYSEAQQAAIVAQAAAPLRGSEFRADCLSSHRRGDDPIVFPGQAGRSHIHEFYRNRTANASSTLESLSAGTTNCTPQTDLSSYWTPTLHQNGVPVAPERVTVYYQGITDHTRAVAHPRGLRYVVGNALATSPDQNPAARWSCVGRTESSRDFMNCPPGTKLENYLDFPTCWDGKNLDSANHRDHMAYATGQTCPASTPWSSPAWNC; via the coding sequence ATGAGTCCACTGTTACGACGGGTACTGGCCGGGGTGGCCACCACGCTGATCCTGGCCACGGCCGGGTACGCGACGGACCGCGCCGACCGGACGGGACAGGCCCGCCACTCCCGCCACGCGGAGCACACGGGGCACGCAGCGCACGCGTACACGTACAGCGAGGCCCAGCAGGCGGCGATCGTCGCCCAGGCCGCGGCCCCGCTGCGCGGCAGCGAGTTCCGCGCGGACTGCCTCTCCAGCCACCGCCGGGGCGACGACCCGATCGTCTTCCCCGGCCAGGCGGGCCGCTCGCACATCCACGAGTTCTACAGGAACAGGACGGCGAACGCCTCGTCGACGCTGGAGTCGCTGAGCGCGGGCACCACCAACTGCACCCCGCAGACGGACCTTTCCTCCTACTGGACGCCCACCCTCCACCAGAACGGAGTCCCCGTGGCCCCCGAGCGGGTCACCGTCTACTACCAGGGCATCACCGACCACACACGGGCCGTCGCCCACCCGCGCGGACTGCGGTACGTCGTCGGCAACGCCCTGGCGACGTCCCCCGACCAGAACCCGGCCGCACGCTGGTCGTGCGTCGGGCGGACCGAGTCGAGCCGGGACTTCATGAACTGCCCGCCCGGCACCAAGCTGGAGAACTACCTGGACTTCCCCACCTGTTGGGACGGGAAGAACCTGGACAGCGCCAACCACCGCGACCACATGGCGTACGCGACCGGGCAGACCTGCCCGGCCAGCACCCCGTGGTCGTCCCCCGCCTGGAACTGCTGA
- a CDS encoding glycoside hydrolase family 16 protein gives MSTSRIRRLSPAPVLTAVLAMALALAGLLAVGGAGTARGAVPPPPPGWRLQWSDDFTGPDRSLPSAAEWQIDTGHGYPGGPGNWGTGEIQNYTSSPDNLSLDGNGNLRITPLRDGAGNWTSARIETRRADFKAPAGGTLRIEGRIQMPNVTGDAALGYWPAFWALGAPYRGNYWNWPAIGEFDIMENVNGINSVWGVLHCGVNPGGPCNETTGLGASRVCPGASCQSAFHTYRFEWDRSASPNELRWYVDDQLFHSVNQNQVGAGTWADMTDHAGYFLLLNVAIGGAFPDALGGPTPTAATVPGRPMLVDYVAVWTRGGTTGPPDPTDPPPSGSSQLYLRTGGGAGDATASATTVTLASAGGANHDGTPHNPQVFTSGPITRTYDGGSTQFDLLVDAGTSVANGQQVRVSYDRTGDGTWDRTETYHYFATDPTSGYEHYTQARGLQSATGTHGNLTNGKVRVEVWNAIGNGSSTLGTGNQSVVRIPFG, from the coding sequence TTGAGCACGAGCCGCATCCGCAGACTCTCCCCCGCACCCGTCCTCACCGCCGTCCTCGCCATGGCGCTCGCCCTCGCCGGGCTCCTCGCCGTGGGCGGCGCGGGCACGGCGCGCGGCGCCGTGCCGCCGCCGCCACCCGGCTGGCGCCTCCAGTGGAGCGACGACTTCACCGGCCCCGACCGGTCCCTGCCGTCGGCCGCCGAATGGCAGATCGACACCGGCCACGGCTATCCCGGCGGCCCCGGCAACTGGGGCACCGGCGAGATCCAGAACTACACGTCCAGCCCGGACAACCTCAGTCTCGACGGCAACGGCAATCTCCGTATCACCCCGCTCCGGGACGGCGCGGGCAACTGGACCTCCGCCCGGATCGAGACCCGCCGGGCCGACTTCAAGGCGCCGGCCGGCGGCACCCTGCGCATCGAGGGCCGGATCCAGATGCCGAATGTGACCGGTGACGCGGCCCTCGGCTACTGGCCCGCGTTCTGGGCGCTCGGCGCTCCCTACCGGGGCAACTACTGGAACTGGCCCGCCATCGGCGAGTTCGACATCATGGAGAACGTCAACGGCATCAACTCCGTCTGGGGCGTGCTCCACTGCGGTGTGAACCCCGGCGGGCCGTGCAACGAGACGACCGGCCTCGGCGCCAGCCGCGTCTGCCCCGGTGCGAGCTGCCAGTCCGCCTTCCACACCTACCGCTTCGAGTGGGACCGGTCCGCATCCCCCAACGAACTGCGCTGGTACGTGGACGACCAGCTCTTCCACAGCGTGAACCAGAACCAGGTAGGCGCCGGCACCTGGGCCGACATGACCGACCACGCGGGCTACTTCCTCCTGCTCAACGTCGCGATCGGCGGTGCCTTCCCGGACGCGCTGGGCGGGCCGACCCCGACCGCCGCGACCGTCCCGGGCCGCCCGATGCTCGTCGACTACGTCGCGGTCTGGACGCGCGGCGGGACGACCGGCCCGCCGGACCCGACCGACCCCCCGCCGTCCGGCTCCTCCCAGCTGTATCTGCGTACGGGCGGCGGCGCCGGTGACGCGACCGCGTCGGCCACCACGGTCACGCTCGCCTCGGCCGGCGGCGCCAATCACGACGGCACCCCGCACAACCCGCAGGTGTTCACCTCGGGGCCGATCACGCGGACGTACGACGGCGGCTCGACCCAGTTCGACCTCCTCGTGGACGCGGGGACGTCGGTCGCCAACGGCCAGCAGGTGCGGGTGAGTTACGACCGTACGGGCGACGGCACCTGGGACCGCACGGAGACGTACCACTACTTCGCCACGGATCCCACGTCCGGGTACGAGCACTACACACAGGCGCGCGGCCTCCAGTCGGCCACCGGCACGCACGGGAACCTGACCAACGGCAAGGTGCGGGTCGAGGTGTGGAACGCGATCGGCAACGGCAGCAGCACCCTCGGCACCGGGAACCAGTCCGTCGTCCGGATCCCGTTCGGATGA
- a CDS encoding NAD(P)-dependent oxidoreductase, whose protein sequence is MPTENTHATVSVTVIGLGAMGRALAGAFLAAGHPTTVWNRSPGKGDDLVARGAVRAATAEEGVRAGELTVVCVVDHEAVRAVLAPLADALRGRVLVNLTSDTPERARETAAWAAERSVTYLDGSVMVPTPMIGTPEALFFHYGSQEGFERYEPTLKALGDRHVFVGTDPGLAAVYDLSVLDFFYGSISGLVHGYALATAEGVKAADIAPYVRDLVEILPPIADSTAAGIDAGSYPGGEANLAMMAAGVDHILRAARSRGLDVSQLEAVKATADRAVARGHGADDWASTVEAVRGA, encoded by the coding sequence ATGCCTACCGAGAACACCCACGCCACCGTCAGTGTCACCGTCATCGGCCTCGGCGCGATGGGCCGCGCCCTCGCCGGCGCCTTCCTGGCCGCAGGCCACCCCACCACCGTCTGGAACCGCTCCCCGGGCAAGGGCGACGACCTCGTCGCGCGTGGCGCCGTGCGCGCCGCGACCGCCGAAGAGGGCGTACGCGCCGGCGAGTTGACCGTCGTCTGCGTGGTCGACCACGAAGCGGTCCGGGCGGTCCTCGCCCCGCTGGCCGACGCCCTGCGCGGCCGTGTCCTGGTCAACCTCACCTCCGACACACCCGAGCGTGCGCGAGAGACCGCGGCCTGGGCGGCCGAGCGGTCCGTCACGTATCTGGACGGCTCGGTCATGGTGCCGACGCCGATGATCGGCACACCGGAGGCGCTCTTCTTCCACTACGGCTCCCAGGAGGGCTTCGAACGGTACGAGCCCACGCTCAAGGCCCTCGGCGACCGGCACGTCTTCGTCGGCACCGACCCCGGTCTGGCCGCGGTCTACGACCTCTCCGTACTGGACTTCTTCTACGGCAGCATCTCGGGGCTCGTCCATGGCTACGCCCTGGCCACGGCCGAGGGCGTCAAGGCGGCCGACATCGCCCCGTACGTCCGTGACCTCGTGGAGATCCTCCCGCCGATCGCCGACTCCACGGCGGCCGGCATCGACGCCGGCAGCTACCCGGGTGGCGAGGCCAACCTCGCCATGATGGCCGCGGGCGTCGACCACATCCTCCGGGCGGCCCGCAGCCGCGGCCTCGACGTCTCCCAGCTGGAGGCCGTGAAGGCCACGGCGGACCGGGCCGTCGCGCGGGGGCACGGGGCCGACGACTGGGCGAGCACGGTGGAGGCGGTGCGGGGAGCGTAG
- a CDS encoding DUF899 domain-containing protein, which yields MKTPTIVSSGEWEAARQELLVKEKELTRARDALAAQRRRMPWLAVEKTYEFEGPAGKVSLLDLFEGRRQLIVYRAFFEPGVFGWPDHACRGCSMVADHVGHLAHLNARDTTLAFVSRAPQPEIERVKARMGWTMPWYTIAGDFDVDFGVDEWHGTNAFIRDGDSVFRTYFINSRGDEALGSTWSYLDMSALGRQEAWEDSPEGYPQTPPYEWWNWHDAYGDAEPAPQWLEQTQRGTRADQT from the coding sequence ATGAAGACACCCACGATCGTCTCGTCAGGGGAGTGGGAGGCGGCGCGCCAGGAGCTGCTCGTGAAGGAGAAGGAGCTGACCCGCGCCCGCGATGCGCTGGCGGCGCAGCGCCGGCGGATGCCGTGGCTGGCAGTCGAGAAGACGTACGAGTTCGAGGGGCCTGCGGGCAAGGTGAGCCTGCTCGACCTGTTCGAGGGCCGTCGTCAGCTGATCGTCTACCGCGCCTTCTTCGAGCCCGGCGTGTTCGGCTGGCCCGACCACGCCTGCCGCGGCTGCTCCATGGTGGCCGATCACGTCGGCCACCTCGCCCATCTGAACGCCCGCGACACCACTCTCGCCTTCGTCTCGCGCGCGCCGCAGCCGGAGATCGAGCGGGTGAAGGCGCGGATGGGCTGGACGATGCCCTGGTACACCATCGCCGGCGATTTCGACGTCGACTTCGGTGTGGACGAGTGGCACGGCACGAACGCGTTCATCCGCGACGGCGACAGTGTGTTCCGCACGTACTTCATCAACTCCCGCGGCGACGAGGCGCTGGGGAGCACCTGGAGCTACCTCGACATGAGCGCGCTCGGGCGGCAGGAGGCATGGGAGGACTCGCCCGAGGGCTACCCGCAGACCCCGCCCTACGAGTGGTGGAACTGGCACGACGCATACGGCGACGCCGAGCCGGCGCCGCAGTGGCTGGAGCAGACCCAGCGCGGCACCCGCGCCGACCAGACGTGA
- a CDS encoding MerR family transcriptional regulator, with translation MRIGELAERAGTTTRTLRYYESRGLLSARRSGNGYREYDESDLRLLQQIRTLQDVGFDLEETRPFVECLRAGHPAGDACPASLAVYRRKLAELDALIDQLRSVRAEVGAQLLRAESQTATGPDPQCEFGG, from the coding sequence ATGCGCATCGGTGAGCTGGCGGAGCGGGCCGGGACCACGACCCGGACACTGCGGTACTACGAGTCCCGGGGGCTGCTGTCCGCGCGGCGGTCGGGAAACGGCTACCGCGAGTACGACGAGAGCGATCTGCGGCTGCTCCAGCAGATCAGGACCCTGCAGGACGTCGGGTTCGACCTGGAGGAGACCCGGCCGTTCGTGGAGTGCCTGCGGGCCGGGCACCCGGCAGGCGACGCCTGCCCCGCCTCGCTCGCCGTCTACCGGCGCAAACTCGCCGAGCTCGACGCGCTCATCGACCAGCTGCGGTCGGTGCGCGCGGAAGTCGGTGCCCAACTTCTCCGGGCCGAGTCGCAGACGGCGACCGGCCCGGATCCGCAGTGCGAATTCGGAGGGTGA
- the trxA gene encoding thioredoxin, translating to MIRAEGVATVTDADFDTEVLGARLPVLVEFTADWCGPCHQLAPVLSAVAAEERDRMRVVQLDVDTNPEVAIRYGVLSMPTLIVFRDGEPVKSMVGARPKRKLLTELEDVL from the coding sequence ATGATCAGAGCAGAAGGCGTCGCGACGGTGACCGACGCGGACTTCGACACGGAGGTGCTGGGCGCGCGGCTCCCGGTGCTGGTGGAGTTCACGGCCGACTGGTGCGGCCCGTGCCATCAGCTGGCGCCGGTGCTGAGCGCCGTCGCCGCCGAGGAGCGGGACCGGATGAGGGTCGTCCAACTGGACGTGGACACCAACCCGGAGGTCGCCATCAGGTACGGGGTGCTGTCGATGCCCACACTGATCGTGTTCCGGGACGGTGAGCCCGTGAAGTCGATGGTGGGGGCGCGGCCGAAGCGGAAGCTGCTGACGGAGCTGGAGGACGTTCTGTAA
- a CDS encoding HelD family protein: MSTEELRQEQQFVSLVHERLDQLRAEAEGAVSAAVGQNGTGRQARFERDIAVVEHSATLAALDAADTGLCFGRIDHRDGVTYHIGRIGIRRDDAERTPLLIDWRAPVARPFYLATGYEPMGLRRRRHITTEGRTVTALHDEIMDLSDTTRTGYESHDADEVLLAALNSARTGRMGDIVATIQAEQDRIIRAPQRGVLVVEGGPGTGKTAVALHRAAYLLYAHREQLAKRAVLIVGPNPAFLGYIGEVLPSLGETGVLLATVGELFPGVHATGTDSPAAAAVKGRAEMAQVLAEAVRDRQQVPGKDDPIVIPHDDGELVLDWGMAVEARHKARETGLPHNLALPAFAFRIIDDLTTQLADRIGADPYGGPNFLGPDDIAQLGKAVAASPDVHAAVLSLWPPLTPQEFLGDYLAEPAHLDATDAALIRRTEGAPWTPADVPLLDEAAELLGHDDSAERAAAEAERERRIAYAQGVLDVSYASRTYEFEDKEEVDSEASEVLAAHDVIDAERFADRHEEADHRSAAERAAADRTWAFGHIIVDEAQELSEMAWRLLMRRCPTRSMTLVGDPAQTGDPAGCASWKEILEPYVQDRWELARLGVNYRTPAEIMDYATGQRRATDPAFAPPRSIRSTGVRPWERTLPLADVARLAREEAPPEGRLAVIAPRELHAGLTGLGDDGPLDLSRPVVLLDPREAKGLEFDTVLVVDPDRMSANDLYVALTRATQRLGVITPA, from the coding sequence TTGTCAACCGAGGAATTGCGGCAGGAACAACAATTCGTCTCCCTCGTCCACGAGCGGCTCGACCAGCTCAGGGCGGAGGCCGAGGGCGCCGTGTCCGCCGCGGTCGGGCAGAACGGCACGGGGCGACAGGCCCGCTTCGAGCGCGACATCGCCGTCGTCGAGCACTCCGCGACGCTCGCCGCGCTCGACGCCGCGGACACCGGGCTGTGCTTCGGGCGGATCGACCACCGCGACGGGGTCACGTACCACATCGGCCGCATCGGGATCCGGCGGGACGACGCCGAGCGGACGCCGCTGCTCATCGACTGGCGGGCGCCCGTTGCGCGGCCGTTCTATCTCGCCACCGGGTACGAGCCGATGGGGCTGCGCCGGCGGCGGCACATCACCACCGAGGGGCGCACCGTCACCGCGCTGCACGACGAGATCATGGATCTCAGCGACACCACCCGCACCGGGTACGAGTCGCACGACGCCGACGAGGTGCTGCTCGCCGCGCTCAACAGCGCCCGCACCGGGCGGATGGGCGACATCGTCGCGACGATCCAGGCCGAGCAGGACCGCATCATCCGCGCCCCGCAGCGCGGTGTGCTCGTCGTCGAGGGCGGCCCCGGCACCGGGAAGACGGCCGTCGCGCTGCACCGTGCCGCGTATCTGCTGTACGCGCACCGGGAGCAGCTGGCCAAGCGGGCCGTGCTGATCGTCGGGCCCAACCCGGCCTTCCTCGGCTACATCGGCGAGGTGCTGCCCTCCCTCGGCGAGACGGGTGTGCTCCTCGCGACCGTCGGCGAGCTGTTCCCCGGCGTGCACGCCACCGGCACCGACAGCCCGGCGGCCGCCGCCGTCAAGGGCCGGGCGGAGATGGCGCAGGTCCTGGCCGAGGCCGTACGGGACCGGCAGCAGGTGCCCGGGAAGGACGACCCGATCGTGATCCCGCACGACGACGGGGAGCTCGTCCTCGACTGGGGCATGGCCGTCGAGGCGCGGCACAAGGCCCGGGAGACCGGGCTGCCGCACAATCTCGCCCTGCCCGCCTTCGCCTTCCGGATCATCGACGATCTGACCACCCAGCTCGCCGACCGCATCGGCGCCGACCCCTACGGCGGCCCGAACTTCCTCGGCCCCGACGACATCGCCCAGCTCGGCAAGGCCGTCGCCGCCAGCCCCGACGTGCATGCCGCCGTCCTGTCGCTGTGGCCGCCGCTCACCCCGCAGGAGTTCCTCGGCGACTACCTCGCGGAGCCGGCCCATCTCGACGCCACCGACGCCGCCTTGATCCGCCGCACCGAAGGCGCGCCCTGGACCCCCGCCGACGTGCCCCTGCTCGACGAGGCAGCCGAGCTCCTCGGCCACGACGACTCCGCCGAGCGCGCCGCCGCCGAGGCCGAGCGGGAGCGGCGTATCGCCTACGCGCAGGGCGTGCTCGACGTCTCGTACGCCTCCCGCACCTACGAGTTCGAGGACAAGGAGGAGGTCGACAGCGAGGCGTCCGAGGTCCTCGCCGCGCACGACGTCATCGACGCCGAGCGCTTCGCCGACCGCCACGAGGAGGCCGACCACCGCAGCGCCGCCGAGCGCGCCGCCGCCGACCGGACCTGGGCGTTCGGGCACATCATCGTCGACGAGGCGCAGGAGCTGTCGGAGATGGCCTGGCGGCTGCTGATGCGCCGCTGCCCGACCCGTTCGATGACCCTCGTCGGCGACCCGGCCCAGACCGGCGACCCGGCAGGGTGCGCCTCCTGGAAGGAGATCCTGGAACCGTACGTCCAGGACCGCTGGGAGCTTGCGAGGCTCGGCGTCAACTACCGTACGCCCGCCGAGATCATGGACTACGCGACCGGGCAGCGCCGCGCCACCGACCCGGCCTTCGCCCCGCCCCGCTCCATCCGCTCCACGGGCGTACGGCCCTGGGAACGCACCCTGCCGCTCGCCGACGTGGCCCGGCTGGCGCGGGAGGAGGCACCGCCCGAGGGCAGGCTCGCCGTCATCGCCCCGCGCGAGCTGCACGCCGGGCTCACGGGGCTCGGCGACGACGGGCCGCTGGACCTGTCCCGGCCTGTCGTCCTCCTCGACCCCCGCGAGGCCAAGGGCCTCGAATTCGACACGGTCCTCGTCGTCGACCCGGACCGGATGAGCGCCAACGACCTGTACGTGGCGCTCACCCGGGCCACTCAGCGGCTGGGGGTCATCACCCCGGCCTGA
- the glgB gene encoding 1,4-alpha-glucan branching enzyme, which yields MNPRPTHPQHKEAAPVTARKPAAAQPPHGVRKAKPLDDADRERLLSGSHHDPHALLGAHSVRGGVVFRVLRPHAQSVTVLAKGLRAELHKEGDGLFSALLPLRTAPEYTLQVVYEDTTVETADAYRLLPALGELDLHLIGEGRHEELWQALGARPMTHQGVTGTRFTVWAPNASGVRLVGDFNYWDGTAYPLRSLGSSGVWELFVPGVGEGALYKFDIVRPDGSHTVRADPMARRTEVPPSNASVVTESHHVWHDEEWLAHRADRPVHEAPLSVYEVHLPSWRPGLTYRQLAAQLPSYVKDLGFTHVELMPVAEHPFGGSWGYQVTGFYAPTARMGTPDDFRYLVDSLHRAGVGVIMDWVPAHFPRDDWALAEFDGRPLYEHSDPARAAHPDWGTLEFDYGRKEVRNFLVANAVYWCEEFHIDGLRVDAVASMLYLDYSREHGEWSPNEHGGRENLDAVAFLQEMNATVYRRCPGVVTIAEESTAWDGVTRATHHVGPAGFGGLGFGLKWNMGWMHDSLGYVQHEPVHRKFHHNEMTFSMVYAYSENYVLPISHDEVVHGKRALVSKMPGDWWQRRATHRAYLGFMWAHPGKQLLFMGQEFAQGAEWSHDHGPEWWLMDETYHSAGDHRGVRDLVRELNAVYGATPALWQRDTVPEGFAWVDGGAAEDNVFAFLRYDADGAPLLAVSNFSPVVRHEYRLGVPPSVPVWTEVLNTDAARFGGSDVLNAEPLKPESVGAHGHRTSIQLTLPPLATVWLTPA from the coding sequence ATGAACCCCCGCCCCACCCACCCCCAGCACAAGGAGGCCGCCCCCGTGACTGCCCGCAAGCCAGCCGCCGCCCAGCCACCGCACGGCGTACGCAAGGCGAAACCGCTCGACGACGCCGACCGGGAGCGACTGCTCAGCGGCTCGCACCATGATCCGCACGCGCTGCTCGGCGCCCACTCGGTGCGCGGCGGCGTGGTGTTCCGGGTGCTGCGCCCGCATGCGCAGTCGGTGACCGTGCTGGCCAAGGGACTGCGGGCGGAGCTGCACAAGGAGGGCGACGGGCTCTTCTCGGCGCTGCTGCCGCTGCGCACGGCACCGGAGTACACGCTCCAGGTGGTGTACGAGGACACCACGGTCGAGACCGCGGACGCGTACCGCCTGCTGCCCGCGCTCGGCGAACTCGATCTGCATCTGATCGGCGAGGGCCGGCACGAGGAGCTGTGGCAGGCGCTCGGCGCCCGCCCGATGACGCACCAGGGCGTGACCGGCACCCGCTTCACGGTCTGGGCGCCGAACGCCTCCGGGGTCAGGCTCGTCGGCGACTTCAACTACTGGGACGGCACCGCGTACCCGCTGCGCTCGCTCGGCTCGTCCGGGGTGTGGGAGCTGTTCGTGCCCGGGGTGGGCGAGGGGGCGCTCTACAAGTTCGACATCGTCCGCCCGGACGGTTCGCACACGGTCCGCGCCGATCCGATGGCCCGCCGCACCGAGGTGCCGCCGTCGAACGCCTCCGTGGTCACCGAGTCGCACCATGTGTGGCACGACGAGGAATGGCTGGCGCACCGGGCCGACCGGCCGGTGCACGAGGCGCCGCTCTCGGTCTACGAGGTGCACCTGCCGTCCTGGCGGCCCGGGCTGACGTACCGCCAGCTAGCCGCCCAACTCCCCTCGTACGTCAAGGACCTGGGCTTCACGCACGTGGAGCTGATGCCGGTCGCCGAGCATCCCTTCGGCGGCTCCTGGGGCTACCAGGTCACCGGCTTCTACGCGCCGACGGCCCGGATGGGCACCCCCGACGACTTCCGCTACCTGGTCGACTCGCTGCACCGGGCGGGCGTCGGCGTGATCATGGACTGGGTGCCGGCGCACTTCCCGCGCGACGACTGGGCGCTGGCGGAGTTCGACGGCCGGCCGCTGTACGAGCACTCCGACCCGGCCCGGGCCGCGCACCCGGACTGGGGCACTCTGGAGTTCGACTACGGCCGCAAGGAGGTCCGCAACTTCCTCGTCGCCAACGCCGTGTACTGGTGCGAGGAGTTCCACATCGACGGGCTGCGGGTCGACGCGGTCGCCTCCATGCTCTACCTCGACTACTCGCGCGAGCACGGCGAGTGGAGCCCGAACGAGCACGGCGGCCGGGAGAACCTGGACGCGGTCGCCTTCCTCCAGGAGATGAACGCGACCGTGTACCGCCGCTGCCCCGGCGTCGTGACGATCGCCGAGGAGTCCACGGCCTGGGACGGCGTCACCCGGGCCACCCACCATGTCGGCCCGGCCGGCTTCGGCGGTCTCGGCTTCGGCCTGAAGTGGAACATGGGCTGGATGCACGACTCGCTCGGGTACGTCCAGCACGAGCCGGTGCACCGCAAGTTCCACCACAACGAGATGACCTTCTCGATGGTGTACGCGTACAGCGAGAACTACGTCCTGCCGATCTCGCACGACGAGGTCGTGCACGGCAAGCGCGCGCTGGTGTCGAAGATGCCCGGCGACTGGTGGCAGCGTCGCGCCACCCACCGGGCCTATCTCGGCTTCATGTGGGCGCACCCGGGCAAGCAACTGCTCTTCATGGGCCAGGAGTTCGCCCAGGGCGCCGAGTGGTCGCACGACCACGGCCCCGAGTGGTGGCTGATGGACGAGACGTACCACTCGGCGGGCGACCACCGGGGCGTACGCGACCTGGTGCGCGAGCTCAACGCGGTGTACGGGGCGACGCCCGCGCTGTGGCAGCGGGACACCGTCCCCGAGGGCTTCGCCTGGGTCGACGGCGGGGCCGCCGAGGACAATGTCTTCGCCTTCCTCCGCTACGACGCGGACGGTGCCCCGCTGCTGGCGGTCTCCAACTTCTCGCCGGTGGTCCGCCACGAGTACCGGCTGGGCGTTCCGCCGTCCGTCCCGGTCTGGACGGAGGTGCTCAACACGGACGCGGCGCGGTTCGGCGGCAGCGACGTGCTCAACGCGGAGCCGCTGAAGCCGGAGTCCGTGGGCGCGCACGGCCACCGCACCAGCATCCAGCTCACGCTGCCGCCGCTGGCCACGGTGTGGCTGACGCCGGCGTGA
- a CDS encoding maltokinase N-terminal cap-like domain-containing protein, with product MSEAASTRTPVALLPSLTPLLRQWLPRQRWFAGKGRPVTGFSLVSAAELLPVGSASPGLLHLLLRVQQPGPAGGKSAGGKRDGGQPGDCYQLLLGVRTALPPHLTAALIGRVSEGPLAGRTVYEGLHDPRLAALLLERLRTPGRFGPLRFDRTEPVPGRLPARILDAEQSNSSLVYGDSYILKIFRRVYPGTNPDLELPLALARAGCDRVPAPVAWYESSAPETATLGVLQPYLRGSQDGWQLALKALAAGRDFTPEARALGRATAEVHTALAAALPTMTLSRAQTEHLATAMNERLDAAVRAVPALLPYVRGLRAAFDAIAEAGLDGGGYAQRIHGDLHLGQTLRTPDGGWSVIDFEGEPARPLAERRRMQPPVRDIAGILRSFDYAARSHRPWNPAWAARCRAAYCEGYAEAAGTDPRAEPELLRAYETDKAVYEVVYEARHRPDWLPVPMSAIERLAGPGR from the coding sequence ATGTCGGAGGCTGCATCCACCCGGACCCCGGTGGCACTGCTTCCCTCACTCACCCCTTTGCTGCGCCAATGGCTGCCCCGGCAGCGCTGGTTCGCCGGCAAGGGACGACCGGTCACCGGCTTCTCCCTGGTGTCGGCCGCCGAGCTGCTGCCGGTCGGCTCCGCGAGCCCCGGTCTGCTGCATCTGCTCCTCCGTGTCCAGCAGCCGGGCCCCGCGGGCGGCAAGAGCGCGGGCGGGAAGCGGGACGGCGGGCAGCCGGGCGACTGCTACCAGCTGCTGCTCGGCGTGCGGACCGCGCTGCCGCCGCACCTCACGGCCGCGCTGATCGGCCGGGTCTCCGAGGGCCCGCTGGCCGGCCGGACCGTGTACGAGGGCCTGCACGACCCGCGGCTCGCCGCGCTGCTCCTGGAGCGGCTGCGCACCCCCGGCCGCTTCGGCCCGCTCCGCTTCGACCGCACCGAGCCGGTGCCGGGCCGGCTGCCCGCCCGGATCCTCGACGCCGAGCAGTCCAACTCCTCGCTGGTGTACGGCGATTCGTACATCCTGAAGATCTTCCGCCGGGTCTACCCGGGCACCAACCCCGATCTGGAGCTGCCGCTCGCGCTCGCCCGGGCCGGCTGCGACCGGGTGCCCGCGCCGGTCGCCTGGTACGAGTCATCCGCGCCCGAGACCGCGACGCTGGGCGTCCTCCAGCCCTATCTGCGCGGCTCCCAGGACGGCTGGCAGCTGGCGCTGAAGGCGCTGGCCGCGGGGCGCGACTTCACCCCCGAGGCGCGGGCGCTCGGGCGGGCCACGGCCGAGGTGCACACCGCGCTGGCCGCCGCGCTGCCCACCATGACGCTGAGCCGGGCGCAGACCGAGCATCTGGCGACCGCGATGAACGAGCGGCTCGACGCGGCGGTGCGGGCCGTGCCGGCCCTGCTGCCGTACGTACGCGGACTGCGCGCCGCCTTCGACGCGATCGCCGAGGCCGGACTCGACGGCGGCGGGTACGCCCAGCGCATCCACGGCGACCTCCACCTCGGCCAGACGCTGCGCACCCCCGACGGGGGCTGGTCGGTCATCGACTTCGAGGGCGAGCCCGCGCGCCCGCTCGCCGAGCGCCGCCGGATGCAGCCGCCGGTCCGCGACATCGCCGGGATATTGCGCTCCTTCGACTACGCGGCCCGCTCGCACCGCCCCTGGAACCCGGCGTGGGCGGCGCGCTGCCGCGCGGCGTACTGCGAGGGCTACGCCGAGGCCGCGGGCACCGACCCGCGGGCCGAGCCGGAGCTGCTGCGCGCCTACGAGACGGACAAGGCGGTGTACGAGGTCGTCTACGAGGCCAGGCACCGCCCCGACTGGCTGCCGGTGCCGATGTCGGCGATCGAGCGGCTCGCCGGTCCGGGGCGCTGA